From one Triticum urartu cultivar G1812 chromosome 3, Tu2.1, whole genome shotgun sequence genomic stretch:
- the LOC125543435 gene encoding serine/threonine-protein kinase AGC1-7-like encodes MNSRSYNKLDTANDKMDFNTRGNTAFNGTLDRNQSGVSANPSTASKPAAHSQIPMDFSTRGNTAFNGALDRNQPGVSANPSTASKQAAHSQIPSDKKPRPKKEDFADKGNPNHMTKRLVNPAESPVLTPTKAASRGMNSNTPEKLSDSALTIRQGSTDSPRSNSLDSCISGHVKHHTGGDCRWEAVQLATSRDSPLSLVHFRLLKRLGYGDIGSVYLVELRGTDTFFAMKVMDKESLISRNKLIRAQTEREILGLLDHPFLPTLYTHFETDKFYCLVMEYCCGGNLHSLRQKQLNKHFSEQAARFYASEVLLALEYLHMLGIVYRDLKPENVLVRDGGHIMLSDFDLSLRCSVSPMLVKSSSVHAGPNGIEKGLANTEGMSNGCIQPSAFFPRMLSMSMSKRNRNKTKSDLSLHGLQTMEFNAEPTDARSMSFVGTHEYLAPEIIRGEGHGSAVDWWTFGIFLYELLHGMTPFKGNGNRATLSNVVEQPLRFPESPPVSNVARDLIRGLLTKDPQKRIATKRGATEIKQHPFFEGVNWALVRSAHPPSVPDPVDFRQYLGKEKKTAERGLGTTLSSLSTGAVAAAKTGSGQFEYF; translated from the exons ATGAACTCCAGGTCATACAACAAACTGGACACTGCGAATGACAAAATGGATTTTAACACCCGTGGAAATACCGCGTTCAATGGCACCTTAGACCGGAATCAATCAGGTGTGTCTGCCAATCCATCCACAGCATCCAAACCAGCTGCACACTCGCAGATCCCAATGGACTTCAGCACTCGTGGAAATACAGCGTTCAATGGCGCCTTAGACCGGAATCAACCAGGTGTCTCAGCCAATCCATCCACAGCATCCAAACAGGCTGCACACTCGCAGATCCCTTCGGATAAGAAACCACGTCCCAAGAAAGAAGATTTTGCTGACAAAGGAAACCCAAACCACATGACAAAACGCCTCGTTAATCCTGCGGAGAGCCCTGTGCTGACACCAACAAAAGCAGCATCCAGAGGCATGAACAGTAATACACCAGAGAAACTTAGTGATTCCGCTCTAACCATTCGTCAAGGTAGCACTGACAGTCCAAGAAGTAACAGCTTGGATAGCTGCATCTCCGGCCATGTCAAGCATCACACCGGAGGGGACTGCCGATGGGAGGCCGTCCAGCTGGCCACCTCCAGGGACTCCCCTCTCAGCCTAGTCCACTTTAGACTTCTGAAGCGCCTTGGATACGGAGACATTGGCAGTGTTTACCTTGTGGAGCTCAGGGGCACAGACACGTTCTTCGCGATGAAGGTGATGGACAAGGAATCACTCATCAGCAGGAACAAGCTGATCAGGGCGCAAACAGAGAGGGAGATACTCGGCCTTCTCGATCACCCTTTCCTGCCCACGCTGTACACTCATTTTGAGACAGACAAGTTCTACTGCCTTGTCATGGAGTATTGCTGCGGCGGTAATCTCCATTCGCTTCGGCAGAAGCAGCTGAACAAGCACTTCTCCGAGCAAGCAGCCAG ATTTTATGCCTCTGAGGTGTTGCTGGCACTGGAGTACCTCCACATGCTAGGCATCGTGTACCGAGACCTCAAGCCGGAGAACGTGCTCGTCCGAGACGGGGGGCACATCATGCTGTCCGACTTCGACCTGTCGCTGCGGTGCTCGGTGAGCCCGATGCTCGTCAAGTCGTCGTCGGTGCACGCAGGCCCCAACGGCATCGAGAAAGGGCTGGCCAACACGGAGGGCATGAGCAACGGGTGCATCCAGCCGTCGGCGTTCTTCCCGCGGATGCTGAGCATGAGCATGAGCAAGAGGAACCGCAACAAGACCAAGTCGGACCTCAGCCTCCACGGGTTGCAGACAATGGAGTTCAACGCGGAGCCGACGGACGCCCGGTCCATGTCGTTCGTCGGCACCCACGAGTACCTGGCGCCGGAGATCATCCGAGGGGAGGGCCACGGCAGCGCGGTGGACTGGTGGACCTTCGGTATCTTCCTCTATGAGCTGCTGCACGGCATGACACCGTTCAAGGGCAACGGCAACCGCGCCACGCTGAGCAACGTGGTGGAGCAGCCGCTGCGGTTCCCGGAGAGCCCGCCGGTGAGCAACGTCGCGCGGGACCTCATCCGGGGACTGCTGACCAAGGACCCCCAGAAGAGGATCGCGACCAAGAGGGGCGCCACCGAGATCAAGCAGCACCCGTTCTTCGAGGGGGTGAACTGGGCGCTCGTCAGGAGCGCTCACCCGCCGTCGGTGCCGGACCCCGTCGACTTCAGGCAGTACCTAGGCAAAGAGAAGAAGACGGCAGAGCGTGGCCTTGGCACCACTCTGAGCAGCTTGTCGACGGGCGCTGTTGCGGCAGCCAAGACGGGCTCCGGCCAGTTCGAGTATTTCTAG
- the LOC125543436 gene encoding putative ubiquitin-conjugating enzyme E2 38 isoform X3, whose amino-acid sequence MVLKKLLQFFGVGKKKKKNSNKKGASAAPHSTVNVLASNILLNPCSSGSGNVLSLQKHEPECSSNISSAIKAVDGSENEDHKLFNQFDVVQDYSDHHYAKTSPGKTSKDWTKTIQNEWKLLQRDLPGSIYVRVYEDRIDLLRAAIVGPSGTPYHDGLFFFDVRFPPEYPRCPPKVYYHSGGLRLNPNLYESGKVCLSLLNTWWGSGCEKWSKSNSTMLQVLISIQGLVLNDKPYFNEPGYKNTVNTPLGEKHSMAYNQTAFVLSCKTMLYSLRKPPMHFETLVVHHFHERERAILDACSAYASGIIVGSSVRDGAKYACDKCFAGFKKSLDAHTELLAKELAKNRAQALELKGDTPAADEIASTS is encoded by the exons GTGCTAGTGCTGCTCCACACTCCACTGTAAACGTCCTTGCAAGTAACATTCTTTTGAATCCCTGTTCAAGTGGGTCTGGTAATGTGTTGTCACTGCAAAAACATGAACCTGAATGTTCAAGTAACATCTCATCGGCGATAAAGGCAGTAGATGGATCTGAGAACGAGGATCACAAGTTATTTAACCAATTTGACGTTGTTCAAGATTACTCTGACCACCACTATGCAAAGACCTCACCAGGGAAG ACGAGCAAAGATTGGACGAAAACAATCCAAAATGAATGGAAGCTTCTACAGAGAGATCTACCTG GATCTATATATGTTAGAGTTTATGAGGACAGGATTGATCTGCTAAGGGCTGCTATTGTTGGGCCTTCTGGAACTCCATATCATGACGGTCTTTTCTTCTTTGATGTTCGTTTTCCTCCTGAGTACCCGCGATGTCCACCG AAAGTGTACTACCATTCAGGTGGGCTTCGACTAAATCCAAACCTGTATGAGAGTGGAAAGGTGTGCCTTAGCCTGCTGAACACTTGGTGGGGTTCTGGATGTGAGAAGTGGAGCAAGTCGAATTCCACCATGCTGCAGGTGTTGATCTCCATCCAGGGCCTTGTGTTGAATGATAAACCATACTTTAATGAGCCAGGCTACAAAAACACGGTTAATACACCTCTTGGTGAAAAGCATTCCATGGCATATAATCAGACTGCGTTTGTACTATCCTGCAAGACTATGTTGTATTCACTTCGGAAGCCTCCAATG CATTTTGAGACCCTTGTCGTGCACCATTTCCACGAGCGGGAGCGTGCcatcctggacgcatgcagcgcATACGCGTCTGGCATTATCGTCGGATCATCGGTCAGGGATGGCGCGAAGTACGCCTGCGATAAGTGCTTTGCCGGTTTCAAGAAGTCTCTGGATGCACACACCGAACTTCTCGCAAAGGAGTTGGCTAAGAACAGAGCTCAAGCGCTGGAACTGAAGGGAGACACGCCAGCTGCAGATGAGATCGCGTCTACCAGCTAG
- the LOC125543436 gene encoding putative ubiquitin-conjugating enzyme E2 38 isoform X2 produces MVLKKLLQFFGVGKKKKKNSNKKGKSIDPLWQGASAAPHSTVNVLASNILLNPCSSGSGNVLSLQKHEPECSSNISSAIKAVDGSENEDHKLFNQFDVVQDYSDHHYAKTSPGKTSKDWTKTIQNEWKLLQRDLPGSIYVRVYEDRIDLLRAAIVGPSGTPYHDGLFFFDVRFPPEYPRCPPKVYYHSGGLRLNPNLYESGKVCLSLLNTWWGSGCEKWSKSNSTMLQVLISIQGLVLNDKPYFNEPGYKNTVNTPLGEKHSMAYNQTAFVLSCKTMLYSLRKPPMHFETLVVHHFHERERAILDACSAYASGIIVGSSVRDGAKYACDKCFAGFKKSLDAHTELLAKELAKNRAQALELKGDTPAADEIASTS; encoded by the exons GTGCTAGTGCTGCTCCACACTCCACTGTAAACGTCCTTGCAAGTAACATTCTTTTGAATCCCTGTTCAAGTGGGTCTGGTAATGTGTTGTCACTGCAAAAACATGAACCTGAATGTTCAAGTAACATCTCATCGGCGATAAAGGCAGTAGATGGATCTGAGAACGAGGATCACAAGTTATTTAACCAATTTGACGTTGTTCAAGATTACTCTGACCACCACTATGCAAAGACCTCACCAGGGAAG ACGAGCAAAGATTGGACGAAAACAATCCAAAATGAATGGAAGCTTCTACAGAGAGATCTACCTG GATCTATATATGTTAGAGTTTATGAGGACAGGATTGATCTGCTAAGGGCTGCTATTGTTGGGCCTTCTGGAACTCCATATCATGACGGTCTTTTCTTCTTTGATGTTCGTTTTCCTCCTGAGTACCCGCGATGTCCACCG AAAGTGTACTACCATTCAGGTGGGCTTCGACTAAATCCAAACCTGTATGAGAGTGGAAAGGTGTGCCTTAGCCTGCTGAACACTTGGTGGGGTTCTGGATGTGAGAAGTGGAGCAAGTCGAATTCCACCATGCTGCAGGTGTTGATCTCCATCCAGGGCCTTGTGTTGAATGATAAACCATACTTTAATGAGCCAGGCTACAAAAACACGGTTAATACACCTCTTGGTGAAAAGCATTCCATGGCATATAATCAGACTGCGTTTGTACTATCCTGCAAGACTATGTTGTATTCACTTCGGAAGCCTCCAATG CATTTTGAGACCCTTGTCGTGCACCATTTCCACGAGCGGGAGCGTGCcatcctggacgcatgcagcgcATACGCGTCTGGCATTATCGTCGGATCATCGGTCAGGGATGGCGCGAAGTACGCCTGCGATAAGTGCTTTGCCGGTTTCAAGAAGTCTCTGGATGCACACACCGAACTTCTCGCAAAGGAGTTGGCTAAGAACAGAGCTCAAGCGCTGGAACTGAAGGGAGACACGCCAGCTGCAGATGAGATCGCGTCTACCAGCTAG